The following coding sequences are from one Methanohalophilus halophilus window:
- the trpE gene encoding anthranilate synthase component I, with product MEFDIGRDEFISLVNKEDSSALVQLVAEVKTSLSPLDLYTLLENHFDYSYILESVEKESRHARFSFVGADPLALLSVKGRRVCLTMSHESALTDLMEKRVGDVCDSLKSKSCHFEGIIKTGYEVLDALRKVFVADESLPLLNANRFDRQTFLGGAMGYAGYDIIYDCWLKQDIPAGAKEPDMQFMFTTSTFVFDHLENRIYYVKTPLASSSNAAQVYDDVLEETRSMQVVLNRSSLIKENESAGSAKNEDISCTMDRAEYEDAVSKAKEHILDGDIFQVVLSRRYELPYHNSPLYLYRKLRSINPSPYMYLLSFKDMAVVGASPETLMTVDNGRVITNPIAGTCPRGENETEDCRYAEIMLHDEKERAEHVMLVDLSRNDVRMVCEGGSVKVSDFMKVVRYSHVQHIESTVEGKLRPECDQFDAIKALLPAGTLSGAPKIRAMEIIRQLEGVGRGVYGGGIGYFSWNGDADFAIAIRTVVMREGHVMIQAGAGIVADSVPSKEYEETERKMAAMLKAVRGE from the coding sequence ATGGAATTTGATATTGGAAGGGATGAGTTCATTTCACTTGTAAATAAGGAGGATAGTTCTGCCCTTGTACAGCTGGTAGCCGAGGTGAAAACTTCCCTTTCCCCCCTTGACCTATATACTCTTCTGGAGAATCATTTTGATTACTCATATATTCTGGAATCTGTGGAAAAAGAGAGCCGGCACGCACGTTTTTCTTTTGTAGGTGCAGATCCCCTTGCCTTACTTTCCGTAAAGGGCAGACGTGTTTGTCTGACAATGTCACATGAATCGGCCCTGACAGATCTGATGGAAAAAAGAGTGGGGGATGTCTGCGATTCTCTTAAATCCAAATCCTGTCATTTTGAAGGAATCATAAAAACAGGATATGAAGTGTTAGATGCCCTCAGGAAAGTATTTGTGGCCGATGAGTCACTGCCTCTTCTAAATGCAAATAGATTTGACAGGCAGACTTTCCTGGGAGGTGCAATGGGATATGCGGGATATGACATTATCTATGACTGCTGGTTAAAACAGGATATTCCAGCAGGGGCAAAGGAGCCGGACATGCAATTTATGTTCACTACAAGTACCTTTGTTTTTGATCATCTGGAAAATAGAATTTATTATGTAAAAACTCCACTTGCAAGTTCTTCAAATGCAGCACAGGTCTATGATGATGTACTTGAAGAAACCCGCAGCATGCAGGTAGTACTTAACCGATCATCATTGATCAAGGAAAATGAATCAGCGGGAAGTGCGAAGAATGAGGATATTTCCTGCACAATGGATCGGGCAGAATATGAAGATGCAGTAAGCAAGGCAAAGGAACATATTCTGGACGGTGATATTTTCCAGGTAGTCCTTTCGCGGCGCTATGAGCTACCCTACCACAATAGTCCTCTTTACCTTTACAGAAAACTACGCTCTATTAATCCGAGTCCTTACATGTATCTGCTTTCGTTTAAGGATATGGCCGTGGTGGGTGCAAGTCCTGAAACCCTGATGACTGTGGATAATGGGCGAGTGATCACCAATCCTATCGCAGGGACATGCCCCAGGGGTGAAAATGAAACTGAGGATTGCAGGTATGCCGAAATAATGCTTCATGACGAAAAAGAAAGGGCAGAACATGTGATGCTTGTTGATCTGTCCCGCAACGATGTACGCATGGTTTGTGAAGGTGGCTCTGTAAAAGTATCCGATTTTATGAAAGTGGTACGTTATTCTCATGTACAGCATATCGAAAGCACGGTGGAAGGTAAGTTAAGACCAGAATGTGACCAGTTCGATGCCATCAAGGCACTTCTTCCTGCAGGAACCCTTTCCGGTGCGCCCAAAATACGGGCAATGGAAATCATAAGACAACTTGAAGGAGTCGGCAGGGGCGTCTACGGAGGAGGAATCGGTTACTTTTCTTGGAACGGGGATGCAGACTTCGCAATTGCAATACGTACGGTTGTTATGAGAGAGGGGCATGTAATGATACAGGCAGGTGCCGGTATAGTTGCAGATTCGGTACCTTCGAAAGAATATGAGGAAACCGAGCGCAAAATGGCTGCCATGCTCAAAGCAGTAAGAGGTGAATGA
- a CDS encoding phosphoribosylanthranilate isomerase, translating into MQPAIRVKVCGMKSVDDIGIAVKCGADAVGFITEVPVNTPRNLDMELSTELINSTPPFVTTVMVIMPESITHARKLVSNARPDMVQVHSTADMGLLTALRAMNVRIIQKFSISDETKVPETIKIINELAESNLIDSIILDTACSSGGGSGLTHDWKISGEVAKKIPVPLIVAGGLNPQNVGECVNIVSPYGVDVSSGVEVKGKKDFSQVCDFIRAVRCSN; encoded by the coding sequence ATGCAACCTGCAATAAGGGTGAAAGTCTGCGGAATGAAGTCTGTGGATGATATAGGTATTGCAGTAAAATGTGGTGCTGATGCGGTAGGCTTTATAACAGAAGTGCCGGTGAATACACCTCGCAACCTGGATATGGAATTAAGCACTGAGCTGATAAACTCCACCCCTCCTTTTGTCACTACGGTTATGGTAATAATGCCAGAGTCGATCACACATGCCAGGAAACTTGTAAGCAATGCAAGACCGGACATGGTGCAGGTACATTCAACTGCTGACATGGGATTACTCACTGCACTGCGGGCAATGAATGTCCGGATAATACAGAAATTTTCGATTTCTGATGAAACAAAAGTCCCGGAAACGATTAAAATCATCAATGAACTTGCAGAAAGTAACCTGATTGATTCCATAATTCTGGATACTGCCTGTAGCAGCGGAGGAGGCAGTGGCTTGACCCATGACTGGAAAATAAGCGGCGAAGTGGCAAAAAAAATCCCTGTTCCATTGATTGTGGCAGGAGGCCTAAATCCACAAAATGTGGGTGAATGTGTGAATATCGTCTCCCCTTATGGAGTAGATGTTTCCTCCGGAGTTGAAGTGAAAGGTAAAAAAGATTTCAGTCAAGTTTGTGATTTTATAAGAGCTGTGAGGTGTAGTAATTGA